One Cucurbita pepo subsp. pepo cultivar mu-cu-16 chromosome LG09, ASM280686v2, whole genome shotgun sequence DNA window includes the following coding sequences:
- the LOC111801746 gene encoding uncharacterized protein LOC111801746 isoform X2 translates to MTDYQPLQQKADSSGARAELERGLEELMRGHLDECIPFASCSSAANHEVEEEEGDQLLRRRRRSDLEGDDLAESSAARRRHSRILSRWAARQAQEMITTIERRNRESELMALARLHTVSMLDSSFLRESESPTSRQQTTVETPTTQASAILQMWRGLEDDHVLNRARERVRERLRQQTSVDSSTNMSSTNMSDSRASENQGSLVDASESENDFGAWNHEQIASQHVRDENNVSSREQSPDLGEVERERVRQIVRGWMESGITDPSPNVSERSSRSRAEWLGETERERVRIVREWVQMTSQQRGSRGERREDRGTGGGAQVDRGRDELVAEQDEGQNEHIRRDLLRLRGRQAILDLLVRIERERQRELQGLLEHRAVSDFAHRNRIQSLLRGRFLRNERTVEEERPPSMAASEIVQLQQRHTVSGLREGFRSRLENIVRGQADGQSDNATNSDMNDSRNDRGQTNGSQNIQQEYVQSQLENQVAETSRLSDQIENMESNSEVENMNWQETTNEDGEWHQQITEDNRRNWQRTNFGPLTEWRDDNAEDVTTNWQANSSNAWSPPSTQGNAERREAHPAEPAAVWQERGAREAAGNWSEGPSGPFRNRRSAPVGRFNRFHPPDDDNVYSMELRELLGRRSVSNLLRSGFRESLDQLIQSYVDRRGRAPIDWDLHRTLPTPTSASPPQDQDQRRDEQNEEQNDAGNRPSLVLPSPPVPPPQPLWHHDLHHTSWSRHTMQRSEIEWEFINDLKADMARLHQGMNHMQRMLEACMDMQLELQRSVRQEVSAALNRSAGEKGLGPETSEDGSKWCHVRKGTCCVCCDSHIDSLLYRCGHMCTCSKCANELVRGGGKCPLCRAPIVEVIRAYSIL, encoded by the exons ATGACGGATTATCAACCGCTACAACAGAAGGCTGATTCTAGTGGTGCCCGAGCGGAATTAGAGCGTGGACTGGAGGAGTTAATGCGTGGGCACCTGGATGAATGTATTCCATTTGCTTCATGTAGTTCTGCTGCCAATCATGAagttgaggaagaagaaggtgaTCAGCTTCTACGGAGGAGAAGGCGGTCTGATCTTGAGGGTGATGATTTAGCAGAGTCTTCAGCTGCACGACGTCGCCACTCTCGGATTTTGAGCCGCTGGGCTGCTCGGCAGGCACAGGAAATGATAACAACAATTGAGAGGAGAAATCGTGAATCTGAGTTGATGGCACTTGCAAGATTGCATACGGTTTCAATGCTTGATTCATCTTTTTTAAGGGAGTCTGAGTCTCCAACTTCAAGGCAGCAGACTACCGTTGAGACTCCGACCACACAAGCTTCTGCAATATTACAGATGTGGAGGGGGCTGGAGGATGACCATGTATTAAATCGGGCTCGTGAGAGGGTCAGGGAAAGGTTGAGGCAGCAAACAAGTGTTGATTCTTCTACCAATATGTCCAGTACAAATATGTCTGATAGTCGGGCGAGTGAGAATCAGGGAAGCTTGGTGGATGCAAGTGAGAGTGAGAACGATTTTGGGGCATGGAATCATGAACAAATTGCATCACAGCATGTGAGGGATGAAAATAATGTTTCTAGCAGAGAACAATCTCCTGATCTTGGTGAAGTCGAGAGGGAAAGAGTGAGGCAAATCGTTCGGGGATGGATGGAGAGTGGAATTACGGATCCATCACCAAATGTTTCTGAGAGAAGCTCAAGATCCAGAGCTGAATGGCTTGGGGAAACAGAACGTGAGCGAGTCAGGATTGTTAGGGAATGGGTACAAATGACCAGTCAACAAAGAGGAAGTCGTGGTGAAAGGAGGGAGGATCGAGGGACCGGAGGTGGTGCTCAAGTTGATAGAGGCCGTGATGAATTGGTAGCTGAACAGGATGAAGGCCAAAATGAACACATCCGCAGAGACTTGTTAAGGCTGCGAGGAAGACAAGCAATACTCGATTTACTTGTAAGGATAGAGAGGGAAAGACAGAGGGAACTTCAAGGGCTTTTGGAGCATCGAGCCGTTTCGGACTTTGCCCATCGCAACCGCATCCAG TCATTACTTAGAGGTAGATTtttgagaaatgaaagaaCTGTTGAAGAGGAGCGGCCACCTTCCATGGCAGCAAGTGAGATAGTTCAATTACAGCAGCGACACACTGTTTCTGGTTTAAG GGAGGGATTCCGCTCTAGATTGGAAAATATTGTTCGTGGTCAAGCAGACGGCCAATCTGATAATGCAACTAACAGCGACATGAATGATTCGAGAAACGATCGAGGTCAAACAAATGGTTCACAGAACATCCAGCAAGAATATGTACAGTCACAGCTTGAGAATCAGGTAGCGGAAACCAGTCGGCTGTCTGATCAAATTGAAAACATGGAAAGCAACTCAGAGGTTGAGAATATGAATTGGCAAGAAACTACAAATGAAGATGGGGAGTGGCACCAGCAAATTACTGAAGATAATAGAAGAAACTGGCAAAGGACAAACTTTGGCCCACTCACTGAATGGAGAGATGATAATGCTGAGGATGTGACGACAAACTGGCAGGCAAATTCATCTAATGCTTGGTCACCACCCAGCACACAGGGGAATGCAGAAAGAAGAGAAGCTCATCCTGCAGAACCTGCTGCGGTTTGGCAAGAGAGAGGCGCTCGAGAAGCTGCTGGAAATTGGTCGGAGGGGCCCTCTGGTCCTTTTAGAAATCGTCGGTCTGCTCCAGTTGGACGGTTCAACAGGTTTCACCCACCTGATGACGATAACGTCTATAGTATGGAACTGAGGGAGCTCTTAGGCAG GAGAAGTGTTTCGAACCTTCTTCGTAGTGGTTTCCGTGAAAGTTTGGACCAATTAATACAATCGTATGTGGATAGGCGGGGTCGGGCTCCCATAGATTGGGATTTGCACAGAACTTTGCCTACACCAACATCTGCTTCTCCACCTCAAGATCAGGACCAACGGAGGGATGAAcagaatgaagaacaaaatgatGCTGGAAATAGACCCTCTTTGGTGCTTCCTTCTCCACCAGTTCCTCCACCTCAACCACTTTGGCATCATGACCTGCATCATACCAGCTGGTCTCGCCATACCATGCAGCGTTCAGAAATT GAATGGGAGTTTATCAACGACCTGAAAGCAGACATGGCAAGACTTCATCAAGGCATGAATCACATGCAGAGGATGTTGGAGGCTTGCATGGACATGCAACTGGAGTTGCAGCGATCTGTGAGACAAGAAGTCTCTGCAGCATTGAACAGATCTGCTGGTGAAAAAG GTCTAGGTCCCGAGACATCAGAGGACGGTTCTAAATGGTGCCATGTGAGGAAGGGAACATGTTGCGTTTGCTGTGACAGCCATATCGACTCTCTCCTTTACAG ATGTGGACATATGTGCACGTGTTCAAAATGTGCAAATGAGTTAGTCCGTGGAGGTGGCAAGTGCCCGCTGTGTCGAGCACCAATCGTTGAAGTGATCCGGGCATACTCGATACtgtag
- the LOC111801746 gene encoding uncharacterized protein LOC111801746 isoform X1 yields MTDYQPLQQKADSSGARAELERGLEELMRGHLDECIPFASCSSAANHEVEEEEGDQLLRRRRRSDLEGDDLAESSAARRRHSRILSRWAARQAQEMITTIERRNRESELMALARLHTVSMLDSSFLRESESPTSRQQTTVETPTTQASAILQMWRGLEDDHVLNRARERVRERLRQQTSVDSSTNMSSTNMSDSRASENQGSLVDASESENDFGAWNHEQIASQHVRDENNVSSREQSPDLGEVERERVRQIVRGWMESGITDPSPNVSERSSRSRAEWLGETERERVRIVREWVQMTSQQRGSRGERREDRGTGGGAQVDRGRDELVAEQDEGQNEHIRRDLLRLRGRQAILDLLVRIERERQRELQGLLEHRAVSDFAHRNRIQSLLRGRFLRNERTVEEERPPSMAASEIVQLQQRHTVSGLREGFRSRLENIVRGQADGQSDNATNSDMNDSRNDRGQTNGSQNIQQEYVQSQLENQVAETSRLSDQIENMESNSEVENMNWQETTNEDGEWHQQITEDNRRNWQRTNFGPLTEWRDDNAEDVTTNWQANSSNAWSPPSTQGNAERREAHPAEPAAVWQERGAREAAGNWSEGPSGPFRNRRSAPVGRFNRFHPPDDDNVYSMELRELLGRRSVSNLLRSGFRESLDQLIQSYVDRRGRAPIDWDLHRTLPTPTSASPPQDQDQRRDEQNEEQNDAGNRPSLVLPSPPVPPPQPLWHHDLHHTSWSRHTMQRSEIQEWEFINDLKADMARLHQGMNHMQRMLEACMDMQLELQRSVRQEVSAALNRSAGEKGLGPETSEDGSKWCHVRKGTCCVCCDSHIDSLLYRCGHMCTCSKCANELVRGGGKCPLCRAPIVEVIRAYSIL; encoded by the exons ATGACGGATTATCAACCGCTACAACAGAAGGCTGATTCTAGTGGTGCCCGAGCGGAATTAGAGCGTGGACTGGAGGAGTTAATGCGTGGGCACCTGGATGAATGTATTCCATTTGCTTCATGTAGTTCTGCTGCCAATCATGAagttgaggaagaagaaggtgaTCAGCTTCTACGGAGGAGAAGGCGGTCTGATCTTGAGGGTGATGATTTAGCAGAGTCTTCAGCTGCACGACGTCGCCACTCTCGGATTTTGAGCCGCTGGGCTGCTCGGCAGGCACAGGAAATGATAACAACAATTGAGAGGAGAAATCGTGAATCTGAGTTGATGGCACTTGCAAGATTGCATACGGTTTCAATGCTTGATTCATCTTTTTTAAGGGAGTCTGAGTCTCCAACTTCAAGGCAGCAGACTACCGTTGAGACTCCGACCACACAAGCTTCTGCAATATTACAGATGTGGAGGGGGCTGGAGGATGACCATGTATTAAATCGGGCTCGTGAGAGGGTCAGGGAAAGGTTGAGGCAGCAAACAAGTGTTGATTCTTCTACCAATATGTCCAGTACAAATATGTCTGATAGTCGGGCGAGTGAGAATCAGGGAAGCTTGGTGGATGCAAGTGAGAGTGAGAACGATTTTGGGGCATGGAATCATGAACAAATTGCATCACAGCATGTGAGGGATGAAAATAATGTTTCTAGCAGAGAACAATCTCCTGATCTTGGTGAAGTCGAGAGGGAAAGAGTGAGGCAAATCGTTCGGGGATGGATGGAGAGTGGAATTACGGATCCATCACCAAATGTTTCTGAGAGAAGCTCAAGATCCAGAGCTGAATGGCTTGGGGAAACAGAACGTGAGCGAGTCAGGATTGTTAGGGAATGGGTACAAATGACCAGTCAACAAAGAGGAAGTCGTGGTGAAAGGAGGGAGGATCGAGGGACCGGAGGTGGTGCTCAAGTTGATAGAGGCCGTGATGAATTGGTAGCTGAACAGGATGAAGGCCAAAATGAACACATCCGCAGAGACTTGTTAAGGCTGCGAGGAAGACAAGCAATACTCGATTTACTTGTAAGGATAGAGAGGGAAAGACAGAGGGAACTTCAAGGGCTTTTGGAGCATCGAGCCGTTTCGGACTTTGCCCATCGCAACCGCATCCAG TCATTACTTAGAGGTAGATTtttgagaaatgaaagaaCTGTTGAAGAGGAGCGGCCACCTTCCATGGCAGCAAGTGAGATAGTTCAATTACAGCAGCGACACACTGTTTCTGGTTTAAG GGAGGGATTCCGCTCTAGATTGGAAAATATTGTTCGTGGTCAAGCAGACGGCCAATCTGATAATGCAACTAACAGCGACATGAATGATTCGAGAAACGATCGAGGTCAAACAAATGGTTCACAGAACATCCAGCAAGAATATGTACAGTCACAGCTTGAGAATCAGGTAGCGGAAACCAGTCGGCTGTCTGATCAAATTGAAAACATGGAAAGCAACTCAGAGGTTGAGAATATGAATTGGCAAGAAACTACAAATGAAGATGGGGAGTGGCACCAGCAAATTACTGAAGATAATAGAAGAAACTGGCAAAGGACAAACTTTGGCCCACTCACTGAATGGAGAGATGATAATGCTGAGGATGTGACGACAAACTGGCAGGCAAATTCATCTAATGCTTGGTCACCACCCAGCACACAGGGGAATGCAGAAAGAAGAGAAGCTCATCCTGCAGAACCTGCTGCGGTTTGGCAAGAGAGAGGCGCTCGAGAAGCTGCTGGAAATTGGTCGGAGGGGCCCTCTGGTCCTTTTAGAAATCGTCGGTCTGCTCCAGTTGGACGGTTCAACAGGTTTCACCCACCTGATGACGATAACGTCTATAGTATGGAACTGAGGGAGCTCTTAGGCAG GAGAAGTGTTTCGAACCTTCTTCGTAGTGGTTTCCGTGAAAGTTTGGACCAATTAATACAATCGTATGTGGATAGGCGGGGTCGGGCTCCCATAGATTGGGATTTGCACAGAACTTTGCCTACACCAACATCTGCTTCTCCACCTCAAGATCAGGACCAACGGAGGGATGAAcagaatgaagaacaaaatgatGCTGGAAATAGACCCTCTTTGGTGCTTCCTTCTCCACCAGTTCCTCCACCTCAACCACTTTGGCATCATGACCTGCATCATACCAGCTGGTCTCGCCATACCATGCAGCGTTCAGAAATT CAGGAATGGGAGTTTATCAACGACCTGAAAGCAGACATGGCAAGACTTCATCAAGGCATGAATCACATGCAGAGGATGTTGGAGGCTTGCATGGACATGCAACTGGAGTTGCAGCGATCTGTGAGACAAGAAGTCTCTGCAGCATTGAACAGATCTGCTGGTGAAAAAG GTCTAGGTCCCGAGACATCAGAGGACGGTTCTAAATGGTGCCATGTGAGGAAGGGAACATGTTGCGTTTGCTGTGACAGCCATATCGACTCTCTCCTTTACAG ATGTGGACATATGTGCACGTGTTCAAAATGTGCAAATGAGTTAGTCCGTGGAGGTGGCAAGTGCCCGCTGTGTCGAGCACCAATCGTTGAAGTGATCCGGGCATACTCGATACtgtag
- the LOC111802715 gene encoding protein BTR1-like translates to MESTESSYVSSPEAPAKRSPPPPKSPNSDNMEKGTYIRFLVSNAAAGSVIGKGGSTINDFQSQSGARIQLSRNHEFFPGTTDRIIMVSGTINEILKAMDLVLAKLLSELHAEEGDDVEPRTKVRLIVPHSSCGAIIGKGGSTIKSFIEDSQAGIKISPQDNNYMGSTDRLVTLSGTIEEQMRATDLIVSKLSEDPHYTQSMNYPFSYPTSYNAVNYASNGGAGGRFPNNKRLYDTVDRRASEIVQEERSNSLTIGVSDGHIGLVVGRGGRNILEISQASGARIKISDRGDFMSGTTDRKVTITGSQRAIRSAESMIMQKVAYASERVLAQ, encoded by the exons ATGGAGTCTACGGAGTCTTCATACGTTTCGTCTCCTGAGGCTCCTGCGAAGCGATCTCCACCGCCGCCAAAATCTCCTAACTCAG ATAATATGGAAAAGGGCACGTACATTAGGTTTCTTGTATCAAATGCTGCTGCTGGTTCTGTAATTGGGAAAGGTGGTTCAACAATTAACGATTTCCAGTCACAGTCTGGTGCACGAATCCAATTGTCACGGAATCATGAATTTTTCCCTGGAACTACTGATAGGATCATTATGGTATCTGgaacaataaatgaaatactGAAGGCCATGGATCTTGTTCTTGCTAAGTTGTTGAGCGAG CTCCATGCTGAAGAAGGAGATGATGttgaaccaagaacaaaagtGAGACTAATTGTTCCCCACAGTTCATGTGGAGCTATAATTGGCAAAGGAGGGTCCACGATAAA GTCATTTATTGAGGATTCTCAAGCTGGCATTAAGATATCCCCCCAGGATAATAACTATATGGGATCCACTGATAGGCTTGTGACACTGTCTGGTACCATAGAGGAACAGATGCGAGCTACTGACTTGATTGTTTCGAAGCTATCTGAGGATCCACATTACACCCAGTCAATGAATTATCCATTTTCATATCCGA CATCATACAATGCTGTGAACTATGCATCTAACGGAGGAGCTGGAGGGAGGTTCCCAAACAATAAG CGACTGTACGATACTGTTGACCGAAGAGCTTCTGAAATTGTCCAGGAGGAACGGAGTAACTCTTTGACCATTGGCGTTTCAGATGGCCACATCGGGTTAGTTGTTGGTCGTGGTGGAAGAAACATACTGGAAATTAGTCAG GCCAGTGGAGCCAGAATTAAGATATCAGATCGAGGAGATTTCATGTCGGGAACCACCGACAG GAAAGTAACAATTACGGGTTCACAACGGGCAATTCGCTCTGCTGAGTCGATGATTATGCAGAAAGTAGCATATGCTTCTGAGAGG GTTCTAGCACAGTGA
- the LOC111802019 gene encoding glycine-rich cell wall structural protein 2-like encodes MATTRAIGLLLLLLLLVLLMVDLTFAARFLKGYGGNGGGGGEGSGPLSGSGYGSGNGTGYGDEGYGQHGSGGANGTGVGRGFGSGSGSGYGSVGAAGPGEGGGEGGGGGGGGGSGFGSGWGYGSGYGSGGGYGSGGGGGGGGGGGGGGSAGGMAGGSGKDSGSWVGLWVWIWRRG; translated from the coding sequence ATGGCCACCACCAGGGCGATtggtttgttgttgttgttgctgttgttggTTTTGTTAATGGTGGACTTAACTTTTGCTGCTAGATTCTTGAAGGGCTATGGAGGAAATGGCGGCGGAGGCGGAGAAGGGTCGGGACCTTTGTCAGGTTCGGGATATGGCTCGGGTAATGGCACTGGATATGGCGATGAAGGCTATGGGCAGCATGGGAGTGGCGGTGCTAATGGAACCGGTGTGGGCCGCGGGTTTGGGTCGGGAAGTGGGTCCGGGTATGGGTCTGTTGGTGCAGCAGGCCCTGGTGAAGGAGGTGGCGAAGGcggtggtggaggtggaggtggaggcTCAGGCTTCGGAAGTGGGTGGGGATATGGCTCGGGATATGGAAGTGGGGGTGGCTATGGAAGCGGAGGGGGTGGAggtggcggtggcggaggAGGCGGTGGTGGCAGTGCAGGAGGAATGGCGGGAGGATCCGGAAAGGATTCTGGATCATGGGTCGGGTTATGGGTCTGGATATGGAGGAGGGGATGA